Part of the Sinomonas atrocyanea genome is shown below.
CCGCCCACGGGGAGCCCGGACGCGAGGCGCGTGACCTTGACCCCGATGGACTTGAGCATGCGCGCCAAGTACGTCGAGGTGGCCTCGCCCTCGAGGTTCGGGTTCGTGGCCAGGATGATCTCGGTGACCTGCTCGTCGTTGAGCCGGGTGAGCAGTTCCCGGATGCGCAGCTGGTCGGGGCCGATTCCCGCGATCGGATTGATGGCGCCGCCGAGCACGTGGTACCGGCCGCGGTAGGCCCGGGTGCGCTCCACCGCGAGCACGTCCTTGGACTCCTCCACCACGCAGATCACGCTCGGGTCCCGGCGGGGGTCGCGGCAGATCGCACACGTGTCCTGCTCCGAGACGTTCCCGCAGATCTGGCAGAACTTCACGCGCTCCTTGACGCCCACGATCGCGGCGGCGAGCCGCTTCATGTCCTCGGCGTCGGCCTCCAGGATGTGGAAGGCGAGCCGCTGGGCCGACTTGGGGCCGATGCCGGGGAGCCTGCCGAGCTCGTCGATCAGGTCTTGGACTGCGCCTTCATACACCCCACTACGCTACCGCGGGGGAATGACAGTGCCGTCCAGGCCCCGCTCCTCGATGAGCTTCCCGCCGAGGATCCGCTCGACCGCGGCCCGGCCGAACAGGGTGGACTGCTCGATCGTCTCGTCATCGGCGCTCGCGACGTCCTCGACGTACTCCCGCGGTGCCTGCTGCGGCTGCGCGTGCACCTGTTCCGCGGCGGCCTTGCGGCTGAGCCGCTCGTACATGCTCAGCTTCCGGCCCGACTCCTGGCCGGACGGGCCGCGCTGCGGCGGCTGGGCTGCGGCGGGCTCGTACGTGCTCCGGGCGGCGACCGCCGTGGCGGCCGGGGCCTGCTGGGGACCGCCCGCCGGCCCCGGTGCCGCGGCCTCACCCGGTACGGACGACGACGCCGGGCCGGCTGCCGCCGCACCGTCACCGGAGCGGGTGTTCGGTTCGGCGCCGATGGTCCACACGCCGGGGGTGCTCTCGCGGGCGTAGGCCCACGGATCCTTGGGGGCCTCGGCAGGAGCCGCGGGCTGCGTCCCCCGCGGTCCCTGGCCGGGCGCCGTCGCACCAGGCGCCGTGCCGCCGGGCGCGGCGGCTGCCTGGAGCCGGGGCGCGGGCGCCGGGGGCTGGGTGGCCCGTCGGGGTGCTGGACGGCCCTCGTCCTCGGGGTACGGCTCGTCCCAGTCCCCGGGCGGCTCCTCATCGGAGAAGGGGATGTCGTCGTAGGGAGTGGGCGTCGCGGCGGCGGCTCGCGGGCCGGGCACTGTCGGGCGGCGCCCTGCAGGCTCTTCCGGTGCGGGCTGTTCCGGCACGGGTTCCTTCGGCGCGGCATCCCTCAACGGGCTCTGCGCCTGCGGCGCCCTCGCTTGCGGGGCGTCCACCTCCGGGGCGGCGGAGTTGCGGGGGGCCCGAGGGGCCGCCGCCGCTGCCGGCGGAGCCGGGGAGGGTGCCGGCTGCACGGGCGCGGCTGGCTGCGGCCCCGGGGCAAGGCCCCAGGCGATGTCGGCGGCGGAGGGTGCGCTGCTGGCCGGTGCGGCCGGCGGCTCGGCGGACGCAGGGGAAGGCGCCGCGGCGGAGGGGCCGCTGGGAGCAGCCGGATCCCTGCGCGGGGCGGTTTCGGGCGCAGGAGTGCCCTGCTGCGGCTCAGCCGGCGCTTTTGGGCGCTGCCCGCCCCCTGCCGTGGCCGGGGTGCCCGGGCCGTTGCCGCCAGTGACCGCATCGATCTGGCAGTCGACGCCCAGCACGGTCTTGATCGCCGTGTGCAGGTTGGCGGAGTGGTCGCCGCGGGTGAAGGCGGACGCCAGGCCCGAGGTCCCGAAGGCGAGCGCGAGCGTGCGGCCGTCGAATCCGGCGACCGACGCGTTCGGCCCCACGAGCGCCCACGTGCTCCGCTTGACCTTGGCGAGGGCGTCGAGGATGTCGGGCCAGGCGCGGCGGAACATCTCGACGCTGCCCGCGCCGCCGTGCTGCGCCTCGGGAGTCTGGCGGGACTCCGGCTCGGCTTCGCTGTGCGTGGCCGCCGGGGGCTCGCTGCGCGGGGCCGCCGGCTCGGGAGCAGCCGCTGGTTCGGCATCGCTCCGCTCGGCCACCGGCTCCGGGGCTGGGACGGGTTTCGGCTCCGCTTCCCTGTGCGGGGCCACCGGCGCCGGGGTGGGCGCGGCGGGCTTCGCCTCCGCTTCCGTGGGCGGGGCGACCGGCTCTGGGGCGGTGACGGGCTTCGGGGCGGTGACGGGCTTCGGCTCCGCGTCGCGGCGCGGGGCCAGCGCACGCTCGACCACCGGGGGTTCGTGGCGCTCTGCCGCCGGGACAGCGGCGGCCGGCCCATCGCCGTCGTGCGCGAAGGAGAGGCGCCGCTCGAGGCGGTCCACGCGCGCGGCCCAGCCCCTCTCGGTGGCATCGGCCGCGGGGAGCATGAGGCGCGCGCACAGGAGCTCGAGGTGAAGGCGGGGTGAGGTCGCCCCGGTCATCTCGTTGAAGGCGCCGTTGGTGACGTCGGCGGCGCGCGAGAACTCCGCCGCGCCGAGGTTCTGCGCCTGGACGCGCATGCGCGCGAGCTGGTCGGCGGGGATGCCGCGCAGGATCGACTCGGCCGCGTCCGGCAGCGCCTGGACGATGATGAGGTCGCGGAACCTCTCGAGCAGGTCTTCGACGAAGCGCCGCGGATCGTGGCCGGTCTGGATCACCCGATCGACGGCGCGGAACACGGTCCCCGAGTCCCCGGCGGCCATGGCGTCGACGACATCGTCGAGCAGGGCCGCGTGCGTGTAGCCGAGCAGCGCGACGGCGAGCTCGTAGTCGATCCCGTCGGTCCCGGCGCCCGCCATGAGCTGGTCCAGCACGGACAGGGAGTCGCGCACCGAGCCGCCGCCGGCGCGGACCACGAGGGAGAGCACCCCCGGCGCCACCGGAACGTGCTCCGCCGTGCACAGCTGCTCGAGGTAGGCCATGAGGGGCTCGGGCGGCACGAGCCGGAACGGGTAGTGGTGAGTGCGCGAGCGGATGGTGCCGATGACCTTGTCCGGCTCCGTCGTGGCGAAGATGAACTTGATGTGCTCCGGCGGCTCCTCGACGATCTTCAGGAGCGCGTTGAAGCCGGCCGAGGTCACCATGTGGGCCTCGTCGATGATGAAGATCTTGTAGCGGTCGCGGACCGGGGCGAACGTGGCGCGCTCGCGGAGGTCGCGGGCATCGTCGACGCCGCCGTGGCTGGCCGCGTCGATCTCGATGACGTCCAGCGAGCCGGCGCCGCCGCGGGCGAGCTCGACGCAGCTGGGGCACACGCCGCAGGGCTCGGGGGTGGGGCCCTGCTCGCAGTTGAGGCAGCGCGCCAGGATGCGCGCCGAGGTGGTCTTGCCGCAGCCGCGCGGCCCGGAGAACAGGTAGGCGTGGTTGACGCGGTTCTTCCGCAGCGCCGTCATGAGCGGCTCGGTGACGTGCTCCTGCCCGATCACGTCCTGGAACGTGTCCGGCCGATACCGGCGGTAGAGGGCGGCTGGAGCATTCACGTCAGAAACCCTACCAATCGGGGCCGGTGCCCGGCCCGGTTATCCACAGGTACGGAAAAGGCCCCTCATGCACCCGCCAGAGCCCACTTACCCTTGCTACCTTCCGGTCCTGGGGGAGTTCAGCAGGATGACGCCACATGAGGGGCTGGAATCCATCGTAGCCCAGTTCCGGGCGAGTCCCGAATCGGGTCCTGCGGGGTGTGCGGGCGCGACACGCAGGGCGCTGCCCACGCGCGTGATATGCAGTGATCGGGCCCCGCACCCGGGGTTCCTCAAGAGCATGGAACAGGGGGAAGCCGTGGGGAATATCGCATCTGTGGGGGCCACGCGGGCGGGGGCCCGCAGGCTCGGTGTCGGGACGATGGGGGCCATCGCGGCGCTCGCGCTGGCCGGGTGCGGGGCCGGCCAGGCTCCGCCGCCTGCCGGGACCAGCTCGGCGGCGTCCGCATCTGCCGGCGGCTCCGCATCGGCCTCGGCTCCGGCGTCGGCCACCGGCCTCGCGACCGCGTCGGCCGCTCCGAGCAGCGCCGCGCCGCCGTCTGCCGCGCCGTCTGCCGCGCCCCCGGCGGCCCCGGCGCTGAAGAAGTTCACGTTCCCCGACGGGCACCTCTCCTTCGAGTACCCGGCCGGCTGGTCGGTGAGCGTGGCCCAGGGGCCCGTGCTCCCCGACGGGGGCCTGGACTCGAAGATCGCGACCGTCCGCGACGCGACAGGCAACGAGCTCGCGACCGTCCACTCGGGCATGTACGCGGGCGGGGCGGCGGGGCCGGTCAGCAGCAGGACGATCATCGAGCAGGCCAGGGTGCCCCTTCCCGACCAGCGGGGACAGGCGGTCTATGCCTTCTACGCGGACGCCACCCCGGATGGCCGCACGTGGTACAGCATGGGCATCGAATCGGGGCCGCTGAGCGCCTCGGACAAGTCCACGACGGGCGGAGCGGTGGAGCTGCCGAACGGGTTCCTGCTGGCCCACGTGGTGTTCGCCGACGCGCCATTCGGCAGCGTCGCGGCGGCGAAGGCGTGGTACGCCTCTGCCGAGGGGGAGCAGCTGCGGGCGCTCTTCCTGAGCCTCGCCTACGCCTGATCGCGGCGCGCACGACGGCGGGCGGCGGCTCCCGCGGGGACGCGGCACCCCCGTCGTGCGCCGGCCTCGGGACCCCGATTCGGCGGAGGGGCCGCCGTCGGGTATTCTGGAGCCTGCTCTTGGGAGCACACTTGGAGGATTCGCCTAGCGGCCTATGGCGCACGCCTGGAACGCGTGTTGGGTTAACGCCCTCGGGGGTTCAAATCCCCCATCCTCCGCGCTGCGATGTCCTGGAACATCGAGAACGCCCCCGGTCCTCGGACCGGGGGCGTTCTGCGTCGGGGGAGCGGGCCTGTACGACACGGGGCTAGCTCACAATTCCCAGCCGATCCACAGGCTCTCGGCCCTAGTCAGCCGCGGGCGGCGGTGCGGAAAATGTGAGGGTGCGTCGGGCTGCGGCGACGCACCGACTGATTGGGGAGTCTGATGGCCCGTGGCCTCTGTGCATCATTGACCCGCCTGCGCGCCCGGATGGGCGCCGGCATCGCGGCTGCAGCAGCCGTCCTCGTCTTCAGCGCCGCTCCGGCGCTGGCGGACGACGTCTTTCCAGGACCGATCACCGCCGACCCGAGCGCCGTCGTGCCGTTCTACAGGACGGCGGTCGGGTCGCTCGCGGCGGGCCACGTCTCGCCGGTGCTCGTCGCCCAGGCGAACCTGCAGCGGCCCGCGGAGGGGAAGCTCTACGCCCCGCTGACCACGCTCACGCCCACCTCCGGGTTCGGGTACCGGGTCAGCCCCCTCAACGGGCAGCCGGGGGAGTTCCACTGGGGCCAGGACTTCGCGGCCCCCTGCGGCACCCCCGTCTACGCGGCCGATTCGGGCGTGGTCCGCGCCGCCGGCTGGCACCCCTGGGGCGGCGGGAACCGGGTCGAGATCGACCACGGCGACGGGCTCGTCACCACCTACAACCACATGCTCGGCGCCGCCGTGAAGACCGGCGAATCGGTCGAGGTGGGCCAGGTGATCGGGCTCGTCGGCGAGACCGGGTCGGCGATTGGATGCCACCTGCACTTCGAGACCATCAAGGACGGCAAGTACGTCGACCCGATGAGCTTCACCCTGATCCCGCTCGCGCAGCATGGCACCCTCGGACCTGTCCAGGTCACCGACTACACGCCGAAGGACGGCAAGTCGACCAACGAGCGGCAGAACTGGGCCATCCCGGTCCTCACCGGGGAGCCGGCACCGGGCGAGAGCATCGCCCCCGCACCGACAGCGCCGACCCCGCCGCCGCTCAAGGACCCGACGCCGGCCGGTCCGCCCGCTGCCCCGCCGAGCACGGCCACGGTGCCGCCCGCTGGCGGTTCGCAGCCCAGCACGGCCAGCCCGGCGCCGTCGCCCGCTCCGAGCAGGACGCCCGCTCCCACGACGGGCCCGACCCCGACGCCCACCACGGCCCCGACCACCCCGCCGCCGACGTCGAGCCCCACC
Proteins encoded:
- the recR gene encoding recombination mediator RecR encodes the protein MYEGAVQDLIDELGRLPGIGPKSAQRLAFHILEADAEDMKRLAAAIVGVKERVKFCQICGNVSEQDTCAICRDPRRDPSVICVVEESKDVLAVERTRAYRGRYHVLGGAINPIAGIGPDQLRIRELLTRLNDEQVTEIILATNPNLEGEATSTYLARMLKSIGVKVTRLASGLPVGGDLEYADEVTLGRAFEGRRSAIG
- a CDS encoding DNA polymerase III subunit gamma and tau, translated to MNAPAALYRRYRPDTFQDVIGQEHVTEPLMTALRKNRVNHAYLFSGPRGCGKTTSARILARCLNCEQGPTPEPCGVCPSCVELARGGAGSLDVIEIDAASHGGVDDARDLRERATFAPVRDRYKIFIIDEAHMVTSAGFNALLKIVEEPPEHIKFIFATTEPDKVIGTIRSRTHHYPFRLVPPEPLMAYLEQLCTAEHVPVAPGVLSLVVRAGGGSVRDSLSVLDQLMAGAGTDGIDYELAVALLGYTHAALLDDVVDAMAAGDSGTVFRAVDRVIQTGHDPRRFVEDLLERFRDLIIVQALPDAAESILRGIPADQLARMRVQAQNLGAAEFSRAADVTNGAFNEMTGATSPRLHLELLCARLMLPAADATERGWAARVDRLERRLSFAHDGDGPAAAVPAAERHEPPVVERALAPRRDAEPKPVTAPKPVTAPEPVAPPTEAEAKPAAPTPAPVAPHREAEPKPVPAPEPVAERSDAEPAAAPEPAAPRSEPPAATHSEAEPESRQTPEAQHGGAGSVEMFRRAWPDILDALAKVKRSTWALVGPNASVAGFDGRTLALAFGTSGLASAFTRGDHSANLHTAIKTVLGVDCQIDAVTGGNGPGTPATAGGGQRPKAPAEPQQGTPAPETAPRRDPAAPSGPSAAAPSPASAEPPAAPASSAPSAADIAWGLAPGPQPAAPVQPAPSPAPPAAAAAPRAPRNSAAPEVDAPQARAPQAQSPLRDAAPKEPVPEQPAPEEPAGRRPTVPGPRAAAATPTPYDDIPFSDEEPPGDWDEPYPEDEGRPAPRRATQPPAPAPRLQAAAAPGGTAPGATAPGQGPRGTQPAAPAEAPKDPWAYARESTPGVWTIGAEPNTRSGDGAAAAGPASSSVPGEAAAPGPAGGPQQAPAATAVAARSTYEPAAAQPPQRGPSGQESGRKLSMYERLSRKAAAEQVHAQPQQAPREYVEDVASADDETIEQSTLFGRAAVERILGGKLIEERGLDGTVIPPR
- a CDS encoding M23 family metallopeptidase gives rise to the protein MARGLCASLTRLRARMGAGIAAAAAVLVFSAAPALADDVFPGPITADPSAVVPFYRTAVGSLAAGHVSPVLVAQANLQRPAEGKLYAPLTTLTPTSGFGYRVSPLNGQPGEFHWGQDFAAPCGTPVYAADSGVVRAAGWHPWGGGNRVEIDHGDGLVTTYNHMLGAAVKTGESVEVGQVIGLVGETGSAIGCHLHFETIKDGKYVDPMSFTLIPLAQHGTLGPVQVTDYTPKDGKSTNERQNWAIPVLTGEPAPGESIAPAPTAPTPPPLKDPTPAGPPAAPPSTATVPPAGGSQPSTASPAPSPAPSRTPAPTTGPTPTPTTAPTTPPPTSSPTSSATPTPTPTASTATSAPAMTATAVPTCTATPTPTATPTATLTPTPTATVSVAC